Proteins encoded in a region of the Triplophysa dalaica isolate WHDGS20190420 chromosome 10, ASM1584641v1, whole genome shotgun sequence genome:
- the glrx2 gene encoding glutaredoxin 2 isoform X3: MFTRACLSKYKPQILRMGNFTSSAPGLSSSACNQFVQDVVSKNCVVIFSKTTCPYCKVAKNVFNEIGASYKVIELDEHNDGRRLQETLAQMTGARTVPRVFVNGQCIGGGTDTKQLHQQGRLLPLIEKCCEGSENCQPLSNP; the protein is encoded by the exons ATGTTCACGAGAGCCTGTCTGTCCAAATACAAACCTCAAATCCTAAG AATGGGGAACTTCACATCTTCTGCTCCTGGGTTGTCAAGCTCGGCCTGTAATCAGTTTGTTCAG GATGTCGTCTCGAAGAACTGTGTTGTGATATTCTCCAAGACCACATGTCCTTACTGTAAGGTTGCCAAGAATGTATTTAATGAGATCGGTGCTTCATATAAAGTCATTGAACTGGATGAACACAATGATGGTCGACGTCTTCAGGAGACTTTGGCGCAAATGACAGGTGCCAGAACC GTGCCAAGGGTCTTTGTCAATGGGCAGTGCATTGGAGGGGGAACAGATACAAAACAGCTTCATCAGCAAGGGAGACTCCTGCCACTCATTGAAAAGTGCTGTGAAGGCTCGGAAAATTGCCAACCTCTGTCAAATCCGTAA
- the glrx2 gene encoding glutaredoxin 2 isoform X4 has protein sequence MGNFTSSAPGLSSSACNQFVQDVVSKNCVVIFSKTTCPYCKVAKNVFNEIGASYKVIELDEHNDGRRLQETLAQMTGARTVPRVFVNGQCIGGGTDTKQLHQQGRLLPLIEKCCEGSENCQPLSNP, from the exons ATGGGGAACTTCACATCTTCTGCTCCTGGGTTGTCAAGCTCGGCCTGTAATCAGTTTGTTCAG GATGTCGTCTCGAAGAACTGTGTTGTGATATTCTCCAAGACCACATGTCCTTACTGTAAGGTTGCCAAGAATGTATTTAATGAGATCGGTGCTTCATATAAAGTCATTGAACTGGATGAACACAATGATGGTCGACGTCTTCAGGAGACTTTGGCGCAAATGACAGGTGCCAGAACC GTGCCAAGGGTCTTTGTCAATGGGCAGTGCATTGGAGGGGGAACAGATACAAAACAGCTTCATCAGCAAGGGAGACTCCTGCCACTCATTGAAAAGTGCTGTGAAGGCTCGGAAAATTGCCAACCTCTGTCAAATCCGTAA
- the glrx2 gene encoding glutaredoxin 2 isoform X2 gives MLMSFRFRVTAFAFLVSSSGLLYKPVIITRMGNFTSSAPGLSSSACNQFVQDVVSKNCVVIFSKTTCPYCKVAKNVFNEIGASYKVIELDEHNDGRRLQETLAQMTGARTVPRVFVNGQCIGGGTDTKQLHQQGRLLPLIEKCCEGSENCQPLSNP, from the exons ATGCTAATGAGTTTCCGGTTTAGAG TAACTGCATTCGCATTTCTTGTATCTTCGTCGGGTCTTCTGTACAAACCAGTGATCATCACAAG AATGGGGAACTTCACATCTTCTGCTCCTGGGTTGTCAAGCTCGGCCTGTAATCAGTTTGTTCAG GATGTCGTCTCGAAGAACTGTGTTGTGATATTCTCCAAGACCACATGTCCTTACTGTAAGGTTGCCAAGAATGTATTTAATGAGATCGGTGCTTCATATAAAGTCATTGAACTGGATGAACACAATGATGGTCGACGTCTTCAGGAGACTTTGGCGCAAATGACAGGTGCCAGAACC GTGCCAAGGGTCTTTGTCAATGGGCAGTGCATTGGAGGGGGAACAGATACAAAACAGCTTCATCAGCAAGGGAGACTCCTGCCACTCATTGAAAAGTGCTGTGAAGGCTCGGAAAATTGCCAACCTCTGTCAAATCCGTAA
- the uchl5 gene encoding ubiquitin carboxyl-terminal hydrolase isozyme L5, with product MSGSAGEWCLMESDPGVFTELIKGFGCKGAQVEEIWSMEPENFENLKPVHGLIFLFKWQPGEEPAGSIVEDSRLEQIFFAKQVINNACATQAIISVLLNCTHSDMLLGETMTEFKEFSNSFDAAMKGLALSNSEVIRQVHNGFARQQMFEFDSKSSAKEEDAFHFVSYVPVNGRLYELDGLREGPIDLGVCNQDDWIGAVRPVIEKRIQKYSEGEIRFNLMAIVSDRKMIYERKIDELQAQLTEEEPMDTDQSGNHLSSIQTEIAKFQLLIEEENQKLKRYKVENIRRKHNYLPFIMELLKTLAEYQQLIPLVEKAKEKQSAKKIQEAK from the exons ATGTCGGGAAGCGCAGGGGAATGGTGTCTTATGGAAAGTGACCCGGGAGTTTTCACAGAGCTGATAAAAGGCTTCG GGTGCAAAGGTGCACAGGTGGAAGAGATATGGAGTATGGAGCCAGAGAACTTTGAAAATCTCAA GCCAGTTCACGGTTTGATTTTCCTCTTCAAGTGGCAACCCGGTGAGGAGCCAGCAGGGTCTATAGTTGAAGACTCAAGGCTGGAGCAGATCTTCTTTGCCAAGCAG GTCATCAATAATGCCTGTGCGACCCAAGCCATCATCAGTGTTTTGTTAAACTGCACACATTCGGATATGCTTCTTGGggaaacaatgacagaatttaaagagTTCTCAAACAGTTTTGATGCCGCA atGAAGGGTCTTGCTCTCAGTAACTCTGAAGTGATTCGACAAGTCCACAACGGCTTCGCCAG acagCAAATGTTTGAGTTCGATTCCAAATCCTCTGCTAAAGAAGAAGACGCGTTTCACTTTGTTAGCTATGTTCCTGTTAACGGTAGACTGTATGAGCTGGATGGACTTCGTGAAGGACCAATAGATTTGG GTGTGTGTAACCAGGATGACTGGATCGGGGCTGTACGACCCGTTATTGAGAAAAGAATACAGAA ATACAGTGAAGGAGAGATTCGTTTCAACCTGATGGCCATCGTATCAGACCGAAAGATGATTTATGAAAGAAAGATTGATGAACTACAGGCTCAGCTAACAGAG GAAGAGCCAATGGACACAGACCAGAGCGGAAATCATCTTAGCTCTATCCAGACAGAGATCGCCAAGTTTCAGCTCCTGATCGAGGAAGAGAATCAAAAACTTAAAAGATATAAA GTTGAAAATATAAGAAGGAAGCACAACTATCTACCCTTTATTATGGAGCTACTGAAGACATTGGCTGAATATCAACAGCTGATACCATTGGTTGAAAAG GCAAAGGAAAAGCAAAGTGCCAAAAAAATACAAGAAGCAAAGTAA
- the glrx2 gene encoding glutaredoxin 2 isoform X1: MPDLNSRPHSFVSAVTAFAFLVSSSGLLYKPVIITRMGNFTSSAPGLSSSACNQFVQDVVSKNCVVIFSKTTCPYCKVAKNVFNEIGASYKVIELDEHNDGRRLQETLAQMTGARTVPRVFVNGQCIGGGTDTKQLHQQGRLLPLIEKCCEGSENCQPLSNP; the protein is encoded by the exons ATGCCTGATTTAAATAGCCGGCCTCATTCTTTTGTATCCGCAGTAACTGCATTCGCATTTCTTGTATCTTCGTCGGGTCTTCTGTACAAACCAGTGATCATCACAAG AATGGGGAACTTCACATCTTCTGCTCCTGGGTTGTCAAGCTCGGCCTGTAATCAGTTTGTTCAG GATGTCGTCTCGAAGAACTGTGTTGTGATATTCTCCAAGACCACATGTCCTTACTGTAAGGTTGCCAAGAATGTATTTAATGAGATCGGTGCTTCATATAAAGTCATTGAACTGGATGAACACAATGATGGTCGACGTCTTCAGGAGACTTTGGCGCAAATGACAGGTGCCAGAACC GTGCCAAGGGTCTTTGTCAATGGGCAGTGCATTGGAGGGGGAACAGATACAAAACAGCTTCATCAGCAAGGGAGACTCCTGCCACTCATTGAAAAGTGCTGTGAAGGCTCGGAAAATTGCCAACCTCTGTCAAATCCGTAA